The genomic window CCGATCGTGCAGGAAGTCAATCTGTCGCTTTATCCGGTGCTCGTGGTCGGCCTGTCCGGCGACATACCGGAGCGTTCGATGCTGCGCATCGCGCGCGCGGCCAAGAATGCGATCGAGCAGGTGCCGGGTGTGCTGTCGGCGGAATTGCGCGGCTCGCGCGAAGAGGCGGTCGAGATCATCGTCGAGCCGATGCTGCTGAAAAGCTACGGCGTCTCGCTCGACCAGCTCATCAGCACCGTGAACGCATCGAACAGCCTGATCGCCGCCGGCGCCCTGGAGGGCGATACCGGACGCTTTGCCGTCAAGGTGCCTGGCCTGATCGAGCGGCCGCAGGATGTGCTGAAGGTGCCGGTAGCCGCCACCTCCGGCGCAACCATCACCGTCGGCGACGTGGCGCAGGTGCGGCCGACCTTCAAGGACGCCACCTCTGTTACGCGGGTCAACGGCCGCACCGCCATGACCATCGAAGTGTCCAAGCGCACCGGCGCCAATCTGCTGGAGACAGTGGACGGCGTGAAGGCGCTGGTCGAGAAGATGAAGACGACCTGGCCGGAAGGCGTGCACGTCACCTTCACGCAGGACAAATCGAAGACCATCCGCATCATGCTCGCGGATCTGCAGAACTCGGTGGTGACAGCCGTTCTGCTGGTGACCGTGATCATGCTGTTCGCTCTGGGCTTCCGCGCCTCGCTGTTCATCGGCATCGCGATTCCGGCGTCATTCCTTGCGGGTGTGCTCGGGCTGTATCTCGCCGGGCTGACCGTGAATATCGTCGTGCTGTTCTCGCTCATTCTCGCGGTCGGCATGCTGGTGGACGACGCCATCATCGTCTCCGAATTCGCCGAGCGCCGTATGGCCGAAGGCATGCCGCCGAAGGAGGCCTATTCGCTCGCCGCGAAACGCATGGCCGGGCCGGTGATCGCCGCGACTGCGACGCGCGTCGCCGCCTTCTCGCCGCTGCTGTTCTGGCCGGGCGTGGTCGGCGAATTCATGAAATACATGCCGATTACCCTGATCGCGACACTGTCGGCCTCGCTGGTCGTGGCGCTGTTCTTCACGCCGACGCTTGGCGCGCTGCTTGGCAAGGCGGCGCCGGTTCCGCATGACGAGCGCATGAATGAGCGGGGCCTCTATATGCGCACGGTGCGGCTGGCTCTGCGCCATCCCGGCACGACGCTCTCGCTGGCGGTCTTCCTCTTGGTGGCGGTGTCGCTCGCTTACGGCAAGTTCGGCCGCGGGGTCGAATTCTTCCCCAACGTGGAGCCCGATTACGGCCAGGTGATCGTGCATGCGCGGGGCAATATCTCGCTTGAGGAGAAGGACCGCCTGCTTCGCGATGTCGAGAAGCATGTACTGGCGACGCCCGGTCTGCAGACGGTCTATACCCGTGTCGGTGAGCAGCCGCGCGGCTCGAACGAGATCACGGAAGACACCATTGGTGTGATCCAGTTCGAATTCGGCGACTGGAAGACACGCAACGTCGCTCACAAGATCATGGACAGCATCCGAGAAAGGACCGCGGAAATTCCCGGCATTCTCGTCGAGGTGACGGCGCCGCGCGCCGGCCCTCCCACCGGCAAGCCGATCCAGGTGCAGATCGGCGCGCTCGATCCGGATGTGTTGCCGGGCATTGCCAAGAAGGTTGCCGGCGTTCTGGCGCAGAATCCGAATATCCGCGATCTCGACGATGGATTGCCGCTGCCCGGTATCGACTGGAAGATCGAGGTCGACAAGGCGGAGGCCGCGAAATACGGCGCGGGGCCGAATACGGTCGGCACGGCGGTGCAGCTTGTTACCAACGGCGTGAAGGTGACCGAATATCGCCCCGCCGAGAGCGACAAGGCCGTCGATATCCTGGTGCGGTTTCCGAGCGACCGCCGCAGCCTCGACCAGATCGACGAATTGCGGGTGCAGACGCCGTCCGGGCAGGTGCCGATCGGCAATTTCGTGCAGCGCATCCCGGCACAGCGCGTCGGCTATATCAACCGCGTCGGCAGTAACCGCGTGATGACGGTATCGGCGAATGTCGCGGAAGGCGTGCAGACCGCGAAGGTGCAGCAGCAGATCGCCGCCGAGTTGAACAAGACCGATCTTGGCGTCGGCGTGACCTGGAAGCTCAAGGGCGAGGACGAGGAGCGCGAGAAGGCGGGAGCATTTCTGATGGGCGCCTTCGGCACCGCGATCTTCCTGATTTTTGCGATCCTCTTGGCGCAGTTCAATCGGCTGACCTCGGTCGGTCTGGTGCTCACGGCGGTCGTTCTCTCGACCATCGGCGTGCTGCTCGGTCTGCTGGTCATGGGGCAGCCCTTCGGCGTGGTGATGACCGGCATCGGCATCATCGCCAATGCCGGCGTGATCGTGAACAACAACATCGTGCTGATCGACACCTACGACCGGCTGCGGCGCGAAGGCGTTGCCGCTTATGATGCGGTCATCGAAACCTGCCGTGAGCGCGCGCGTCCCGTGGTGCTGACGGCGGTGACGGCGATCCTCGGCGTGCTGCCGATCGCCTTCGGCATGAATCTCGATTTCCTGCTGCGTGAAGTCGCCGTGGGAGCGCCGTCGACGCAATGGTGGATCAGCCTCTCGACCGCGATCGTGTTCGGCCTCGGCTTCGCCACCATCCTGACGCTGATCGTCACACCGGCGGCGCTGATGGGCATCGCCATCCTGGCGGAGAAGCGCGGGGCGTGGATGGGGAAAGTGCGGGCAAGATTGGGGCGCCGCCGGATAAAGGTTGCGAGCTGAGCCAGAACTTTCGTTCGCCCCCCGCTTGCGCGGGGACGAACGGAGATTGGATATGGCTATAAAGTATCCTCGATCTCTTTCCGCAGCTCCGCCGTCACTTCCGGCATGACGCCATAGAAGGCGCGAAAGGCCGGGCGCGCCTGATGCAGCAGCATGCCGAGGCCGTCGACAACGGTGTTACCGCGCGCTTTTGCTGACGCGAGCAGCGGCGTGACCAGCGGATTGTAGACGATATCGCTGACCAGGGCCGTTGTCGGCAGCGCGTCGAGCGCAATGTCGAGCGGCGGCTGGCCGACCATGCCCTGACTGGTCGTGTTGACCAGCAGCGCCGCGCCATCGAGGGCCTCGGCGCGCTTGTCCCACGCGAGCACGCGCACATTTGAGCCTGCCGCTGACGCGAGTTCTTCGGCGCGCTCGCGGGTGCGGTTCAGCAGCCTGATCTCCTTCGCCCCTTCGGCAATCAGCGTCACCACGATCGCGCGAGCACCCCCGCCGGCGCCAAGGACGACAACCGGTCCTGCATTCGCCTTCCAGTCCTTGCGGACGTCGCGCACGCTTTCGACAAAGCCATAGCCATCGGTATTGAAGCCCGAGAGCTTGCCGTCCTTTTCCACAACGACTGTGTTCACAGCTCCAATGCGTTGCGCCAGCGGGTCGACATTGTCCACCAGCTTCATCACCTCAAGCTTGTGCGGAATGGTGACGTTGCAGCCGGAAAATCCGAGCGCAGACAATCCTTTCAGCGCGTCGGCAACGCGACCGGGGGCGACCGGCAGCGGCACATAGGTCCCGGCGATGCCGTAATGCGCGAGCCAGAAGCCATGCAGCTTCGGCGAACGCGAATGCGCCACCGGCCAGCCCATGACTCCCGCCAGCTTGAAAGGGTGCGTCTCGTTCATGCAGTGTGACTTCTAGCGTGTATGGCTTTCGATTAGGTGAAATCCGGTGCGAAAGGAAGACGTGAATGGCGGCGAAGATACAAATCCGCATGGGTGGTTACGGCCCGGCCACCACCTGCTTCAGCAAGGCGCTGAAATTCATCGGCGGCCGGCTGGAATCCGAATTCGGCGACAGCGTCGACATCAAATATGTCTGGAACATCATGGATTTCGGTTACCGGTCGGAGGATATTCTCTGGCTGGTTGAAAGCGGCATTCTCAGTCTTGGCTATCAATCGTCCAGCTATCTGACCGACCGCGTGCCGGAGCTCGGCATTGCCGATCTGCCGTTCCTGTTCTCCGACAAGACAAAGGCGCGCGCCGCCATCGACGGCGAGATGGGCGCGTTCCTGGCGCGGAAGATCGAGGAGCGCGTCGGCTATCGCATTCTCGGCTGGTTCGAGAACGGTTTCCGGCATGTGTCGAACAAGGTGAAGCCGATCCACACGCCGGCCGATATGACTGGCATGACCATACGCGTGCTGCCGAGCAAGGTGCAGGCGCGGACTTTCGAACTCATGGGTGCGAAGCCGTTACGCTGGGATCTGACCGAAGCGCTGCAGGCGATCTTCGCCGGCACCATCGACGCGCAGGAAAATCCGCTCGCCAACACGGTCACCTATGGCGCGCACAAATATCACCGCTTCCATACGCTGACTGGGCATTTCTACGTGTCGCGGCCCATTTTCCTGCACCGCACGTCCTATGACGGATGGCCTGACGCGTTGCGGAGAGCGATGCAGCACGCGGTGAAGGATGCCGTTTTGTTTCAGCGGAAGCTTGCGATCGGCGAGGAGGAAGAGGCGCTGGCCGCGATCAGGGCGCAGGGTTGCGAAGTCGTGGAGCTGAGCGCGGCCGAGCATGCGCAATTCGTCACGGCGGTCCAGCCGCTCCTGGCGGAAGCGCGCAATGTCTATGCGCAGGACGCCCTGCGGTTCGTATCGAGTTGATCTTGCTGCGAATTCAACTTGGCTCACACTCGCTGCTTTTGGAAATTTCATGTAATGAAAATAAACTTTACAATGTCGAAAAAATCTTGACTCGCAGGTCGGCTCGTTTTTTCCTGTGCGACATAAAAATCGAAGGAAAAACGCCGTGGCTGATGCAATTCCCGCCAGCAATGAACCGATTGTGCTTGCCCAGCCGGAACGCCTGAAGCCGGCTGCGCGCAACAGCATCCAGTCCGTCGACCGGGCGCTGGCTCTGCTCGAAGCCCTGGCCGAGGCCGGGGGTGAAGCTGCGCTCACCGAGCTCTCGCGCCGCACCTCGCTCAACGTCTCGACCTGCCACCACCTGCTCTCCACGCTGGTGAACTGGGGTTATGTCGCAAAGGTGCCGGGCCGGCGTTCCTATGCGCTCGGCGCGCGCGTGCTTTATCTCGGCCAGGCCTGTCTGCGTCAGGTCGATCTTCCCCGCCGTGCGCAGCACCATATCGATCGCATCAATGCGGTGACTGGCGAAACGGTGCATCTTGCCGTGCTGCAGAGCGACAACATCGTCACCTTGGTGAAGCGCGATTCGCGCCACGCCGTGCGGGTGGAGACCGGCGCGCTCGGCCGGTCGGATGCACCGCATGCGACCGCGACGGGCAAGGCAATGCTTGCCTGGCTGACCGAGGATCATATCCGCCGCATCCTCGCCGATCAGAAGATGAAGCGGTTCACGGAAAACACGATCACGGATTTCGCTGCATTCATTGAAGAATTGCGACATGTCCGCCGCAACGGCTACGCGATGGATCGTGAGGAATTCCAGCCGGGCGTCATCTGCATCGGGTCGGCGATCCGCGATCACGCCGGCGCCGTGGTCGGCGCGATCAGCGCCTCGATGCCGGCCATGCGCGCCACCGAAGAGCATGTCGCGCTGGTGCGCAACGAGATTATCGCCGCCGTCAGCGCCCTGAATGCGGAACTGGGCGAGCCCGGTTCGCAGACGCACGCCTCTTCGCTGAAGCCAAAAGCCGTCGCCAGCTAATCACAAACATACAAATAGAATAACAGGAGGAATGGGCATGTATGCGCCGCCCGGAGTGAAAACCAGCAAGGATTTTCCGATCCCCGACATGATGAAAGCCTGGGTTCTCGGAAATCCCGGCGAGTTGACGCTGAAGGACAAGAAGGTCCCGGTTCCGTCGCGCGCCGAAGTGCTGGTGCGCATCGACGCGGTGGCCATCTGCGCGACTGACCTCGAGATCATCTATCACGGCCCGCCCGCCATGATCGAAGGCGGCATGCCACACAACAAGAACTTCACACCGGGCCACGAATATATGGGCACGGTGGTGGCGCTTGGACCGGGCGTTGACGAATACAGGATCGGTCAGCGCGTGACAGTGGAAATCCATGCCGGCTGCGGCCAGTGCAAACGCTGCCGCGAGGGCATGTACACCTCCTGCCACAACTACGGCATGAATTACGGCGAGCTGAACAAGGGCCACCGCGCCAACGGCTTCACGACCGACGGTGGCTTTTGCGAATATCAGGTCAACAACATCAACACGCTGGTCGCGATCCCCGACAACATGTCGGACGAGGAGGCGACGCTCGTCGTCACCGCCGGTACCGCGATGTACGGCCTGACCGAACTCGGCGGTCTGGTAGCAGGTGAGAGCGTCGTGGTGACCGGCCCCGGTCCGATCGGCCTGCTCGGCGTTGCCGTCGCGAAGGCGCTTGGTGCGCAGCCGGTGATCCTCACCGGCACGCGCGACAATCGCTTGCAGATCGGTAAGGAGCTTGGCGCCGACTACGTCGTCAATATCCGCAAGGAGCCGGACGTTGTCGAAGCGGTGAAGAAGCTCAATGGCGGCAAGGGCGTCGACTACGTGGTCGAATGCTCGGCGGCGCCGAATGCCGTCAATGAAGCGCTGAAGATGGTCAATCGCGGCGGCAAGGTGTGCCTCGCGGCGTTTCCGCATGGCGAAGCGCCGGTCGATATCGCGCATATCGTGCGCAACAACATCTATGTCTACGGCATTCGCGGTGAAGGCAAGAGCGCCACGCATCGCGCCGAAGCCTTCATGAGTCAGAAGCGTTTCGACGCCACCAAGATTCATACCCACACCTTCCCGCTGGAGGATCTGCCGACCGCGATCCGCTACGCCAAGGACCGCGTGGAGGATGCGATCAAGGTGGTGGTGAAAAACAGGCTTTCGTCCGCGCACAAGGTCGCAGCGGAGTGAGCTGAGACCGTCATCCCGAGGCGTCCGCCGAAGGCGGCCCTCGAAGGATAACGGACTAAGACTTTCAGGCCGCCACCGTTCGGGTCCGCTTCCCATCTCAGGGTGACGGGCATTGTTGGAGCAAGTTGCTGATGTTGCTCTGCGACGACTACATGACGCCGAACACGCTCGACGAAGCCTTCTCCGTGATGGAGGCCTATCGCGGACGTTTCAAGCTCGTCGCCGGAGCAACCGACATTTATCCGTGGGCGCGGGAAGGCCGGGCGGGCGATGTCGAGATTTCTGTTCTGATCGACATCTCGAATATTCCGGAACTGAAGGAAAAGAAGATCGGCGACAAGCAGGCGCGCTTTGGCGCAGCGACCAAAATCCAGCGTTTCCTCGATGATCCGCAGCTTGCCTGCGCGCTCCCCTGCATGCCGCGTTGCGCCGTGTGGTTTGCCGATGACCAATTGCGGGAATCGGCGACCATCGGCGGCAATATCGTCAATGCGTCGCCCGCCGGCGACGGCATCCCGCCGCTCATTGCGCACAGGGCGGAGGTTGAATTGGCTGCGCGCCGCAACGGCAAGATCACGACGCATCGCGTCCCGCTCGATCAATTCATCACCGGGCCCAGCCGAACGGCGCTGGCTGAGGATGAGATTCTTGTCGCGATCGAATGCGAGTCGTTGCCGGACTATGGCGGCAGTTTTGAAAAGGTCGGCCATCGCCGCTCGTTGGTGATCTCCACGGTCTGCCTTGCCGCCTTGGTAAAGCTCGATGCCGCCGGCCGCCGTTTCGAGGATGTGCGGCTCGCCATCGGCGGCATCGGCCCCGTGCCGCAGCGATTGTCGGACGTCGAGAAATTCCTTCTGTCGGGCTCGATCGAGGAAGTCCGCCTCGAGCAGGCCGCCGAGATGCCGGTGATGCTCGTACAATCGCGCACACGGCAGGAATACCGGCGTGAAGTTGTGCGCGGCTTTGTGATGCGTGGATTGATCAATGCGGTGCGGCGCGCCGGCGGTGATGTGACCTCGCTGACGTCTGAACTGGAGGCGAGCTATGCCTGAGATCCGAATCGACGCCACCGTCAACGGCCGCAAAGTCAGCAAGCCGGCGAAGCCGCATCAGCGGTTGCTGGATTTCCTGCGTGACGATCTCAATCTCACCGGAGCCAAGGAGGGTTGCGGGGCCGGCGAGTGCGGCACTTGCTCGGTCTTCATCGACGGCGTTCTCTACAAGTCCTGCATTGTTCCGGTCGCCAAGGCGCAGGGCAGGACGGTGGAGACGGTCGAAGCGCTGGCCAAG from Pseudorhodoplanes sp. includes these protein-coding regions:
- a CDS encoding TRAP transporter substrate-binding protein: MAAKIQIRMGGYGPATTCFSKALKFIGGRLESEFGDSVDIKYVWNIMDFGYRSEDILWLVESGILSLGYQSSSYLTDRVPELGIADLPFLFSDKTKARAAIDGEMGAFLARKIEERVGYRILGWFENGFRHVSNKVKPIHTPADMTGMTIRVLPSKVQARTFELMGAKPLRWDLTEALQAIFAGTIDAQENPLANTVTYGAHKYHRFHTLTGHFYVSRPIFLHRTSYDGWPDALRRAMQHAVKDAVLFQRKLAIGEEEEALAAIRAQGCEVVELSAAEHAQFVTAVQPLLAEARNVYAQDALRFVSS
- a CDS encoding FAD binding domain-containing protein, which translates into the protein MLLCDDYMTPNTLDEAFSVMEAYRGRFKLVAGATDIYPWAREGRAGDVEISVLIDISNIPELKEKKIGDKQARFGAATKIQRFLDDPQLACALPCMPRCAVWFADDQLRESATIGGNIVNASPAGDGIPPLIAHRAEVELAARRNGKITTHRVPLDQFITGPSRTALAEDEILVAIECESLPDYGGSFEKVGHRRSLVISTVCLAALVKLDAAGRRFEDVRLAIGGIGPVPQRLSDVEKFLLSGSIEEVRLEQAAEMPVMLVQSRTRQEYRREVVRGFVMRGLINAVRRAGGDVTSLTSELEASYA
- a CDS encoding zinc-binding dehydrogenase; translated protein: MYAPPGVKTSKDFPIPDMMKAWVLGNPGELTLKDKKVPVPSRAEVLVRIDAVAICATDLEIIYHGPPAMIEGGMPHNKNFTPGHEYMGTVVALGPGVDEYRIGQRVTVEIHAGCGQCKRCREGMYTSCHNYGMNYGELNKGHRANGFTTDGGFCEYQVNNINTLVAIPDNMSDEEATLVVTAGTAMYGLTELGGLVAGESVVVTGPGPIGLLGVAVAKALGAQPVILTGTRDNRLQIGKELGADYVVNIRKEPDVVEAVKKLNGGKGVDYVVECSAAPNAVNEALKMVNRGGKVCLAAFPHGEAPVDIAHIVRNNIYVYGIRGEGKSATHRAEAFMSQKRFDATKIHTHTFPLEDLPTAIRYAKDRVEDAIKVVVKNRLSSAHKVAAE
- a CDS encoding shikimate dehydrogenase — translated: MNETHPFKLAGVMGWPVAHSRSPKLHGFWLAHYGIAGTYVPLPVAPGRVADALKGLSALGFSGCNVTIPHKLEVMKLVDNVDPLAQRIGAVNTVVVEKDGKLSGFNTDGYGFVESVRDVRKDWKANAGPVVVLGAGGGARAIVVTLIAEGAKEIRLLNRTRERAEELASAAGSNVRVLAWDKRAEALDGAALLVNTTSQGMVGQPPLDIALDALPTTALVSDIVYNPLVTPLLASAKARGNTVVDGLGMLLHQARPAFRAFYGVMPEVTAELRKEIEDTL
- a CDS encoding efflux RND transporter permease subunit, yielding MFKLIDYAISHARLTIATLIFLLVAGFISYRAIPKESEPDVKIPIIYTQLTQRGISPEDSERLLLRPVETQLKSVSNVKEMRSTAFEGGGYVLLEFEAGFDSKAALADVRAKVDQAKRDLPRDADEPIVQEVNLSLYPVLVVGLSGDIPERSMLRIARAAKNAIEQVPGVLSAELRGSREEAVEIIVEPMLLKSYGVSLDQLISTVNASNSLIAAGALEGDTGRFAVKVPGLIERPQDVLKVPVAATSGATITVGDVAQVRPTFKDATSVTRVNGRTAMTIEVSKRTGANLLETVDGVKALVEKMKTTWPEGVHVTFTQDKSKTIRIMLADLQNSVVTAVLLVTVIMLFALGFRASLFIGIAIPASFLAGVLGLYLAGLTVNIVVLFSLILAVGMLVDDAIIVSEFAERRMAEGMPPKEAYSLAAKRMAGPVIAATATRVAAFSPLLFWPGVVGEFMKYMPITLIATLSASLVVALFFTPTLGALLGKAAPVPHDERMNERGLYMRTVRLALRHPGTTLSLAVFLLVAVSLAYGKFGRGVEFFPNVEPDYGQVIVHARGNISLEEKDRLLRDVEKHVLATPGLQTVYTRVGEQPRGSNEITEDTIGVIQFEFGDWKTRNVAHKIMDSIRERTAEIPGILVEVTAPRAGPPTGKPIQVQIGALDPDVLPGIAKKVAGVLAQNPNIRDLDDGLPLPGIDWKIEVDKAEAAKYGAGPNTVGTAVQLVTNGVKVTEYRPAESDKAVDILVRFPSDRRSLDQIDELRVQTPSGQVPIGNFVQRIPAQRVGYINRVGSNRVMTVSANVAEGVQTAKVQQQIAAELNKTDLGVGVTWKLKGEDEEREKAGAFLMGAFGTAIFLIFAILLAQFNRLTSVGLVLTAVVLSTIGVLLGLLVMGQPFGVVMTGIGIIANAGVIVNNNIVLIDTYDRLRREGVAAYDAVIETCRERARPVVLTAVTAILGVLPIAFGMNLDFLLREVAVGAPSTQWWISLSTAIVFGLGFATILTLIVTPAALMGIAILAEKRGAWMGKVRARLGRRRIKVAS
- a CDS encoding IclR family transcriptional regulator → MADAIPASNEPIVLAQPERLKPAARNSIQSVDRALALLEALAEAGGEAALTELSRRTSLNVSTCHHLLSTLVNWGYVAKVPGRRSYALGARVLYLGQACLRQVDLPRRAQHHIDRINAVTGETVHLAVLQSDNIVTLVKRDSRHAVRVETGALGRSDAPHATATGKAMLAWLTEDHIRRILADQKMKRFTENTITDFAAFIEELRHVRRNGYAMDREEFQPGVICIGSAIRDHAGAVVGAISASMPAMRATEEHVALVRNEIIAAVSALNAELGEPGSQTHASSLKPKAVAS